From a single Pseudalkalibacillus hwajinpoensis genomic region:
- a CDS encoding cell wall-binding repeat-containing protein, which translates to MNMKKPLFGVLSTAALALGISAAAPSTPVEAAAGDFDLTIMHTNDTHAHLDNAPRRLTAVEEIRAARANTILLDAGDVFSGTLFFNKYKGLADVQFMNMMDYDAMVPGNHEFDEGPKTFSEFVKQTKFPIVSSNIDYSKDPDLGPLYKNEMAMTGDDGTIYPAVILDVNGEEVGVFGLTIESTDELSSPGDTISFQNHQKQAEKMVAMFEEKGINKIVALTHLGKTVEVELAETVKGIDLVVGGHSHTKIEEAVVVNETEEPTLVVQANEYSKYLGDVEVTFNADGVLTEWDNELLDLSEDSTLEADPEAQALYDDLKKPLEEIEKQVVGESDVYLDGKRGSVRTGETNLGNLITDGMLFKAQQFTDATIAITNGGGIRESIDEGPITLGEVLTTMPFGNNLVTVDLTGEEIISSLEHGVSAVETEQGRFAQVSGLSYSFDKDLPVGERILDVNVTTENGYEDIDPEAMYTVATNAYIATGGDGYDAMGAAAAEGRIEELNFVDFEVFTEYLDEIGTVQQTEEARIVEAGLERIEGETRYETSVKISQEGWDTADTVVLARGDSFPDALAGAPLAYKYDAPILLTESGSLNTMTKEEITRLGTEKVFILGGKSAISSYVMFQLEGMGVDVERIAGDNRFDTAANIAARLGGSPDKAIIANGMTFPDALAIAPYAAEQGYPILLTEADEIPSSTSNALKGIDDSIIVGGDTAVSEKLDDRLHASARYAGENRFGTAADIATNLNASARVYVSTGMNFADALSGSVLAAKRNAAMLLVKPDMLPAETAEAVDMMDAYDFQVLGGENAVSEDVISKLKK; encoded by the coding sequence ATGAATATGAAAAAACCTCTTTTCGGCGTTCTATCAACAGCTGCACTGGCATTAGGGATTTCTGCTGCAGCGCCATCAACCCCTGTAGAAGCTGCTGCTGGTGACTTTGATCTTACAATTATGCACACGAACGATACGCATGCACATCTCGATAATGCACCAAGAAGACTGACAGCAGTTGAGGAAATTCGTGCGGCTCGCGCAAACACCATTTTGTTGGATGCGGGGGATGTTTTCTCTGGAACGCTATTTTTCAATAAATACAAAGGCCTTGCAGACGTGCAGTTTATGAACATGATGGACTACGATGCAATGGTTCCAGGAAACCATGAATTCGACGAAGGTCCAAAAACATTCTCTGAATTTGTTAAACAAACGAAATTCCCGATCGTTAGCTCAAATATTGACTATAGTAAAGACCCTGACCTTGGACCTCTCTACAAAAATGAAATGGCCATGACTGGTGACGATGGCACCATCTATCCAGCTGTTATTCTAGATGTAAACGGGGAAGAAGTTGGTGTCTTCGGCCTAACGATTGAATCAACAGATGAGTTATCAAGCCCTGGAGACACAATTTCCTTCCAGAACCATCAGAAGCAAGCAGAAAAAATGGTGGCGATGTTTGAAGAAAAAGGGATCAACAAAATCGTTGCTCTTACTCACCTTGGAAAAACGGTAGAAGTAGAGCTTGCTGAAACAGTTAAAGGCATCGACCTTGTTGTTGGTGGACATAGCCACACGAAAATTGAAGAAGCAGTCGTTGTAAACGAAACAGAAGAGCCTACACTTGTCGTACAGGCGAATGAATATAGCAAATACCTTGGTGATGTTGAAGTAACTTTTAATGCAGACGGCGTTCTAACAGAGTGGGACAATGAGTTGCTTGACCTTAGCGAAGATAGCACTTTAGAAGCTGATCCAGAAGCACAGGCTCTTTATGACGACCTCAAAAAACCGTTAGAAGAAATTGAGAAGCAGGTTGTTGGCGAATCAGATGTTTACCTTGATGGTAAACGGGGATCTGTAAGAACCGGCGAAACGAATCTCGGAAACTTAATTACAGACGGAATGCTTTTCAAAGCACAACAATTCACAGATGCGACGATCGCAATTACAAATGGCGGAGGAATCCGCGAATCGATCGATGAAGGTCCGATTACGTTAGGCGAAGTTTTAACAACAATGCCTTTCGGTAACAACCTTGTTACGGTTGATTTGACCGGGGAAGAAATTATTTCTTCATTGGAGCATGGAGTTAGCGCAGTTGAAACAGAACAGGGTCGCTTTGCTCAAGTTTCTGGACTGTCATACTCTTTCGATAAAGATCTTCCTGTAGGAGAACGTATTCTTGATGTTAACGTAACAACTGAAAATGGTTATGAAGATATCGATCCAGAAGCGATGTACACTGTTGCAACAAATGCTTATATCGCAACTGGTGGAGATGGTTATGATGCTATGGGTGCAGCAGCAGCTGAAGGCCGTATAGAAGAGCTTAACTTCGTAGACTTTGAAGTATTCACAGAGTACCTTGATGAGATCGGAACAGTTCAGCAAACAGAAGAAGCACGTATCGTAGAAGCTGGGCTTGAGCGTATTGAAGGTGAAACCCGTTACGAAACTTCTGTTAAAATCTCTCAAGAAGGCTGGGATACAGCAGATACCGTCGTTCTAGCACGCGGCGATTCTTTCCCAGATGCGCTAGCAGGTGCACCACTAGCTTATAAATATGATGCTCCAATTCTTTTAACAGAAAGCGGATCATTGAACACAATGACGAAGGAAGAAATTACACGTCTCGGTACTGAAAAAGTATTTATCCTCGGCGGAAAGAGTGCAATTTCAAGCTACGTGATGTTCCAGCTAGAAGGTATGGGTGTTGATGTAGAACGGATCGCGGGAGACAATCGTTTTGATACAGCAGCGAACATCGCAGCTCGTCTTGGCGGATCTCCAGATAAGGCGATCATCGCTAACGGAATGACCTTCCCGGATGCACTTGCGATCGCTCCATATGCAGCGGAGCAGGGTTATCCAATTCTTTTAACAGAAGCGGATGAAATTCCGTCTTCTACAAGCAATGCGCTTAAAGGAATTGATGATTCTATTATCGTTGGTGGGGACACTGCTGTTAGCGAGAAGCTAGACGATCGTCTACACGCTTCAGCCCGCTATGCTGGAGAGAACCGTTTCGGTACTGCAGCTGATATTGCAACGAACTTGAATGCGTCAGCTCGTGTATATGTTTCAACTGGTATGAACTTCGCTGATGCTCTCTCTGGATCTGTTCTTGCAGCGAAGAGAAATGCTGCAATGCTTCTTGTTAAGCCGGATATGCTTCCTGCTGAAACGGCAGAAGCGGTTGATATGATGGATGCTTATGACTTCCAGGTTCTTGGTGGAGAAAATGCTGTAAGTGAAGATGTGATTTCAAAGCTTAAGAAATAA
- a CDS encoding cell wall-binding repeat-containing protein, producing MRKGKVNSFLLLVCLFVLLVPSMASATVTNDEKAVVNFTALGDSLAAGVLSDNKLGKSFNDYIAEDLNEIELLGTYQKPFTVPGATSMDLLNELQNPQTQAKLQSQNVITISIGANDFLQYLSSDPTKLQNEEFVKILMAELGANYGASLGIIRAINPTAEIYLLGYYNGFHALPAEQQQSLIMLTNAANDVIEAVAGATGSHYVPTFDAIAKDYPTYLPTPSNVHPSSEGYKVIADEFWKQIRLDFPINSTRISGENRYETAVIVSQAGWEFAQGVIIARGDDFPDALAGAPLAYDLNSPILLTHSESLDDIVKDEIERLNPEFAILLGGEQALSPAVETAIEKMGVPTSRLAGDDRYETAAEIAYSMPTSDKAVIANGTKFADALAIASYAAENTYPILLAKQDEIPKSTSQVLSIYPESLAIGGTQVLSDNLVNQLPNAKRYGGADRFETASIIAMELNPSYKAFVSTGLEFADALTGSVLAAKTDSSFLLVHPEKMQDTVIEARDKLGIYHFTILGGPKAVSPSVEKQLVGVE from the coding sequence TTGAGAAAAGGGAAAGTCAACTCCTTTCTGTTACTGGTTTGTCTGTTTGTTTTACTCGTTCCATCAATGGCATCAGCTACTGTTACAAATGATGAAAAAGCAGTTGTTAACTTTACGGCTCTTGGTGATTCGCTTGCGGCTGGGGTGCTTTCAGATAATAAGCTTGGGAAAAGTTTTAATGACTACATAGCAGAGGACCTTAATGAAATAGAATTATTGGGGACTTATCAAAAACCTTTCACCGTGCCAGGCGCAACTTCAATGGACTTGCTAAATGAACTGCAAAACCCTCAAACACAGGCGAAGCTTCAGTCTCAAAACGTCATTACGATTTCAATTGGAGCAAATGACTTTCTGCAATATCTTTCAAGTGATCCTACGAAATTACAGAATGAGGAATTTGTAAAAATACTCATGGCAGAGCTTGGAGCAAATTACGGAGCAAGCCTTGGTATTATCCGTGCAATCAATCCAACCGCTGAAATCTATCTTCTAGGTTATTACAATGGGTTTCACGCATTACCTGCCGAGCAGCAACAATCACTGATCATGCTAACAAACGCTGCTAATGATGTTATTGAAGCTGTTGCAGGAGCAACAGGCAGTCACTATGTTCCTACGTTCGATGCAATAGCAAAAGATTATCCTACTTATCTTCCAACTCCATCTAACGTTCACCCATCTTCTGAAGGCTATAAAGTAATCGCAGACGAATTCTGGAAACAGATCCGACTTGATTTTCCAATCAACTCAACCCGAATTTCAGGTGAAAATCGATACGAAACGGCAGTGATAGTGTCACAAGCTGGCTGGGAATTTGCGCAGGGTGTCATTATCGCACGTGGCGATGATTTTCCTGATGCGCTAGCGGGAGCCCCACTTGCCTATGACTTGAACTCTCCGATTTTGTTAACGCATTCTGAGTCTCTCGACGATATCGTGAAAGATGAAATCGAACGACTGAATCCAGAGTTTGCGATTCTTCTCGGAGGTGAACAGGCCTTATCACCAGCAGTTGAAACAGCCATCGAGAAAATGGGAGTGCCGACGAGTCGACTTGCTGGAGACGATCGTTACGAAACGGCTGCAGAAATTGCATACAGTATGCCGACTTCTGACAAAGCTGTGATCGCAAATGGAACAAAATTTGCTGATGCACTTGCGATCGCATCCTATGCAGCTGAAAATACGTATCCTATTTTGCTAGCAAAACAGGACGAAATTCCTAAATCAACTTCACAGGTATTAAGCATTTATCCTGAAAGTCTAGCCATTGGCGGAACGCAGGTTTTATCTGATAATCTAGTAAACCAGCTTCCGAATGCCAAGCGATATGGTGGCGCAGACCGTTTTGAGACGGCATCGATCATTGCGATGGAACTGAACCCTTCGTATAAAGCATTTGTATCAACAGGTCTCGAATTTGCGGATGCGCTTACTGGTAGCGTGCTCGCGGCTAAAACAGATAGTAGCTTCCTGCTTGTTCATCCTGAAAAAATGCAGGATACGGTCATAGAAGCAAGAGACAAGCTTGGTATCTATCATTTTACGATCCTTGGTGGTCCAAAAGCGGTCAGCCCTTCGGTTGAAAAGCAACTTGTTGGGGTCGAATAA
- a CDS encoding cell wall-binding repeat-containing protein: MMKKRAYGIGVLLCSLMVMVVFVSEANAMPARGEAKEIIQPTGESFNAKLNGSETLNWWTTEDHAVIQMGPDQYWYYTRINGQELELTTHKYEIDEKPADAATSVEVEKLHTTIDKKTNQKDIPNPDDQIDLLSTTGDDATLVLLVEYNDMKIKYSEAEWSNRFFGTNGSTLNSYYDEVSQGKLGFKGAQETSGTVNDGIIKVFLNKDHPRPEATYNPFGAYAQILTDALTASNAKVDYAQFDKNKDGFLSSEELHIVTIVAGGEASYNDTGRVVWGHMSSLYDVAAPRLDGVKVGAHKAGGSYTMFGEKHGGHMATVGIIAHEMGHDLGLPDLYDTDGSSEGVGIHSLMGSGSWTKYNSQFDGEYPTHMDAWSKMVLGFIRPIDVTDNGTYEVVNFKSDDYSVLKLNTTDESEYFLIENRQYNGFDVGLSDFVKKPGIAIWHIDEDQLENGKNNDDESHKAVDLEESNESVIGFPKLDFNSQEQYHFYDHYFNANGNARFNSSTSPTSRVYAGLSSGVAVTVLDPSQEAMTVSVKVPGGEDQQPPVWPTGSKLAASSIKEDTVTLNWSQATDDSGVKSYFIFKNGSFLKEVDGTSRTLKVQGLASNKEYLFKVEAVDQKGYATKNGPTLNVKTSGKTTERIEGLNRFETAATISGKTYTEAETVVIARGLDFPDALAGAPLAYQLKGPILLAKTNELPEETAKEIRDLGAKKAIILGGVNAISTSTEEAIKSLGITTERISGKDRYETAAKVAKRMGGSPDQAVIAYGLKFPDALAIAPYAAQNGYPILLVDKSKVPEATGQTLEGIDNTIVIGGDQVISKTVYDNLPSPERISGQNRFGTAAAVKAAFYPDAKRVYLATGFGFADALAGSILAAKEGAPLLLVKRDELPAETSGAISGVTEFKLLGGQSAISNNVQDALYR; encoded by the coding sequence ATGATGAAAAAAAGGGCGTACGGTATTGGGGTGCTTTTATGTAGCCTGATGGTGATGGTAGTGTTTGTGAGTGAAGCGAATGCGATGCCAGCAAGGGGAGAGGCAAAAGAAATAATTCAGCCAACAGGTGAGTCGTTCAATGCAAAGCTAAACGGAAGTGAAACACTAAACTGGTGGACGACAGAGGATCATGCTGTGATTCAAATGGGACCCGATCAATACTGGTATTACACGCGTATTAACGGTCAGGAATTGGAGCTGACTACTCATAAATATGAAATAGACGAAAAACCTGCAGATGCAGCAACGTCAGTTGAAGTGGAGAAACTTCACACAACTATTGATAAGAAAACAAATCAAAAGGACATCCCGAATCCCGACGATCAAATTGATTTACTAAGTACTACGGGTGATGATGCCACGCTCGTATTATTAGTTGAATATAACGATATGAAAATTAAATATTCTGAGGCTGAATGGTCCAACCGCTTCTTTGGTACGAACGGAAGCACGCTGAATAGCTACTATGATGAAGTTTCACAGGGAAAGCTTGGTTTCAAAGGTGCACAAGAAACGAGTGGAACGGTGAATGATGGAATTATAAAGGTATTCTTAAATAAAGATCATCCGCGTCCTGAAGCTACTTATAATCCATTCGGTGCTTATGCACAAATTCTAACGGATGCGCTAACAGCGTCGAATGCAAAAGTAGATTATGCTCAATTTGATAAGAATAAAGATGGCTTCTTATCATCTGAAGAGCTCCATATTGTAACGATTGTTGCTGGTGGTGAAGCAAGCTACAATGATACGGGTAGAGTTGTCTGGGGTCACATGTCAAGCCTTTATGATGTAGCTGCACCGCGCCTTGACGGTGTAAAAGTTGGCGCTCATAAAGCCGGAGGTAGCTATACGATGTTTGGAGAAAAACACGGTGGCCACATGGCAACGGTCGGCATCATTGCACATGAGATGGGGCATGATCTAGGACTTCCAGATTTGTATGATACGGATGGGTCTTCTGAGGGTGTTGGCATTCACAGCCTGATGGGTAGTGGCTCCTGGACAAAATATAACTCACAATTTGATGGAGAGTACCCAACGCATATGGATGCATGGTCCAAAATGGTATTAGGCTTTATTAGACCAATTGACGTTACCGACAATGGTACATACGAGGTTGTGAATTTTAAATCAGACGATTATTCTGTCTTAAAATTAAACACAACCGACGAGTCAGAATACTTTCTAATTGAGAATAGGCAGTACAATGGATTTGATGTTGGTTTATCTGACTTCGTAAAGAAACCTGGAATCGCAATCTGGCATATTGATGAAGATCAGCTCGAGAATGGGAAGAACAACGACGATGAGTCACACAAAGCGGTTGATCTGGAGGAGTCGAATGAGAGCGTTATCGGTTTTCCCAAGCTCGATTTCAACAGTCAAGAACAATACCATTTTTATGATCATTACTTTAATGCGAATGGAAATGCGCGTTTTAATAGTTCGACCAGTCCGACGAGCAGAGTGTATGCAGGTTTAAGCTCAGGCGTTGCGGTTACCGTTCTTGACCCAAGTCAGGAGGCCATGACTGTTTCTGTCAAAGTACCTGGTGGAGAGGATCAACAGCCACCTGTTTGGCCAACTGGTTCGAAACTTGCGGCATCTTCCATTAAGGAAGACACGGTGACGCTTAACTGGTCTCAGGCTACGGATGACTCTGGAGTGAAGTCGTATTTCATCTTTAAAAATGGAAGTTTCCTTAAAGAAGTAGACGGAACAAGCCGTACGCTAAAAGTACAGGGGCTTGCTTCGAATAAAGAGTATTTGTTTAAAGTAGAAGCCGTTGATCAGAAAGGGTACGCGACAAAGAATGGCCCAACACTTAATGTCAAAACGTCAGGAAAAACAACTGAGCGAATCGAAGGGCTTAATCGATTCGAAACAGCAGCTACCATCAGTGGAAAAACGTATACAGAAGCAGAAACGGTAGTGATAGCAAGGGGACTTGATTTTCCAGATGCTCTAGCAGGTGCTCCGCTTGCTTATCAGTTAAAGGGACCAATTTTACTTGCGAAAACAAATGAATTACCAGAAGAAACAGCTAAGGAAATAAGAGATCTTGGAGCGAAGAAAGCGATTATTCTTGGCGGTGTGAATGCGATTTCGACTTCCACGGAAGAAGCGATTAAGTCGCTTGGAATAACAACAGAACGCATCAGCGGAAAAGATCGCTATGAAACGGCTGCGAAAGTAGCGAAGCGCATGGGTGGCTCTCCGGATCAAGCGGTCATCGCATACGGTCTTAAATTCCCTGATGCCTTAGCGATCGCACCTTATGCGGCTCAGAATGGTTATCCTATACTACTAGTTGATAAAAGTAAGGTTCCTGAAGCAACAGGACAGACGCTAGAAGGCATCGACAATACGATTGTGATCGGTGGTGACCAGGTTATTAGCAAAACGGTCTATGATAACCTTCCTTCACCTGAGCGAATTTCAGGTCAAAACCGATTTGGAACGGCAGCTGCCGTGAAAGCAGCTTTCTATCCAGATGCGAAAAGAGTTTATCTCGCAACGGGATTTGGCTTTGCTGATGCGTTAGCTGGTTCAATTCTTGCAGCAAAAGAAGGGGCACCGCTCCTACTTGTAAAGAGAGACGAGCTTCCAGCAGAAACGAGCGGAGCCATTTCAGGCGTGACAGAATTTAAGTTGTTGGGCGGACAATCGGCTATCTCGAATAATGTGCAAGATGCGCTATATCGGTAG
- a CDS encoding peptidoglycan-binding protein yields the protein MQPSLVKKAITGSAFVAGVMFVQPDGAEAAFGDQELKKGMNNQDVKELQDVLKAKGYFTYHTSTGYYGPITEDAVSQFQQAVGLKVSGIATTDTLQALGSRTAAKSEPSSSNVLQVGSRGQQVTNLQSKLKAEGYYSYNVDGIYGQITQNAVKEFQRDAGLSVTGKADAATISALSGSVSSSNSSSTSSDISIGMRGSAVTDLQTKLKAKGYYNYNVDGIFGQITKKAVQEFQKAAGLSQTGVADNNTLSVLSEKEAAKPATSGLTIGSRGSSVSNLQQILKNRGYYNYAVDGIFGSITQKAVKEFQSIVGLPATGIADDSTIDALKSRGGSSQQTETVLKVGSTGSAVTDLQNKLKKAGTFHVEATGYFGPVTEKAVKDFQKAKKLQVTGTATKETMDALDGLTEKVNSSPSTGEDHGDLLKKGSTGTLVKELQSKLKAIGLYSGPLDGDFGNGTEQAVRTFQSRNKLTVDGVVGPATWGKLKQSTGYEGNVNEDSTSGSSSSSDFSVMDLIADASVYIGVPYVWGGDTPTQGFDCSGFLVYVFNKQGISLPRTMAQMWNVTTPVSSPSVGDIVYFETYKPGASHGGIYIGNNKFIHAGSSTGVTISDLDNSYWAPRYLGAKRAH from the coding sequence ATGCAACCTTCATTAGTCAAAAAAGCAATAACCGGTTCTGCGTTTGTGGCCGGGGTTATGTTTGTTCAACCTGATGGTGCAGAAGCAGCATTTGGGGATCAAGAGCTCAAAAAGGGAATGAACAATCAGGATGTAAAAGAGCTACAGGATGTATTGAAGGCAAAGGGGTATTTTACATATCACACCTCAACAGGATATTACGGCCCAATCACAGAAGATGCGGTTAGTCAGTTTCAACAGGCTGTCGGCTTAAAGGTATCCGGGATCGCAACTACAGATACGCTTCAGGCACTCGGTTCAAGAACAGCTGCCAAGTCAGAACCATCATCTTCAAACGTTCTTCAGGTTGGTTCAAGAGGTCAGCAGGTAACGAATCTGCAATCAAAACTGAAGGCTGAAGGGTATTATTCATACAATGTAGACGGAATCTACGGGCAAATCACTCAGAATGCCGTAAAAGAATTTCAACGTGATGCAGGACTTTCAGTAACCGGGAAAGCAGACGCTGCAACAATTAGCGCGCTTTCAGGCTCAGTGAGTTCATCAAACTCATCGTCAACTTCTTCGGACATTTCTATTGGGATGCGCGGAAGTGCGGTAACAGATCTTCAAACAAAGCTGAAAGCGAAAGGCTACTACAATTACAATGTCGATGGCATTTTTGGCCAGATTACAAAGAAAGCTGTTCAGGAATTCCAGAAAGCGGCTGGTCTATCACAAACAGGAGTGGCAGACAATAACACCTTATCCGTTTTGAGCGAGAAAGAAGCGGCGAAACCTGCGACGAGCGGACTTACAATAGGTTCTCGCGGAAGCTCGGTATCGAATCTTCAGCAAATACTAAAGAATCGCGGCTACTACAATTATGCTGTGGACGGCATTTTTGGTAGTATTACGCAAAAAGCAGTGAAAGAGTTTCAAAGTATCGTAGGCTTGCCAGCAACGGGGATTGCTGACGACAGTACGATCGATGCACTTAAATCAAGGGGCGGTAGTAGCCAGCAGACAGAAACAGTGCTCAAGGTAGGATCTACTGGAAGTGCTGTAACAGACTTACAGAACAAGCTAAAGAAAGCGGGCACGTTCCATGTTGAGGCAACAGGCTATTTCGGTCCTGTTACTGAGAAAGCGGTCAAGGACTTCCAGAAAGCAAAGAAGCTGCAGGTAACAGGTACTGCGACAAAGGAAACAATGGATGCGCTTGACGGCTTAACAGAAAAGGTAAACTCATCACCTTCTACAGGCGAAGACCATGGAGACCTTTTAAAGAAAGGATCGACCGGCACGCTCGTTAAAGAACTTCAATCCAAACTAAAAGCGATCGGACTTTACTCAGGACCGCTTGATGGTGATTTCGGAAATGGAACGGAGCAAGCTGTTCGTACATTCCAATCACGGAACAAGCTTACCGTTGACGGCGTTGTTGGACCCGCGACATGGGGAAAACTGAAGCAATCAACAGGGTATGAAGGAAATGTAAATGAGGACAGCACGAGCGGGAGTAGTTCAAGTTCAGACTTCAGCGTGATGGACCTTATTGCAGATGCATCTGTATACATAGGTGTACCGTACGTATGGGGAGGGGATACCCCGACACAGGGCTTTGACTGCAGTGGTTTTCTAGTATACGTGTTTAATAAGCAGGGCATTTCACTGCCAAGAACAATGGCGCAGATGTGGAATGTGACAACACCTGTAAGCTCCCCATCAGTTGGTGATATTGTGTATTTTGAAACGTATAAACCAGGAGCTTCTCATGGTGGGATTTATATCGGGAACAACAAGTTTATCCACGCAGGCTCCTCAACAGGCGTTACAATTAGCGATTTGGATAACAGCTACTGGGCACCAAGGTATCTTGGAGCGAAGAGAGCACATTGA
- a CDS encoding cell wall-binding repeat-containing protein: MKKGLIRMVIALLVITGIGNGLSFADGVSAQELSYNEISDMLTEEAIKKGIPPEVAKAVALKESGWDQSAMNEDGDGGIGIMQVTNAPESEQDKLKNDIRYNIQQGLEILNDKFEGGSGELPTVNDNDRDVIESWYFAVLAYNGQKQVNSPIYRNEDDENFGARNLEAYQEEVFKYIYSYSLLVSEKDYEPIPFDFQVSDFQYNTDDKNDTHLYFTTDHYELPEEALHHSTQTFKEGNIVFTAEGANFREGPSTEATRLKTANGRQVVTLLSGPLSDKSNDYNKEATKNISEMPLHHLAWYEVKLNDGTKAYLASADLLPLIHRLSGADRYETSVAISQEGWPNGADTVVIARGDEFPDALAGSPLAYQEDAPMLLTESKDLKEPIKEELKRLDASKVIILGSANAISEDVVKEIKGISKSITVERLGGVNRYDTAAIISDKLSSNTAILSYGHKFPDALSIAPYAARNGYPIFLTNTKELAEETMAEIGSYENVIVVGGDSVISENAVKGLNYKRYSGKTRYETNLEINKNLKMGSERAYFATGIKFPDALSGAVLAAKNNAPLFLAPKPAPGPDLPKETVDLLEAQSFDQFGLFGGKTVLDVEEELLDIILNR; the protein is encoded by the coding sequence TTGAAAAAGGGATTAATTCGTATGGTTATCGCATTACTCGTCATTACTGGAATAGGTAATGGATTATCTTTTGCGGATGGTGTAAGTGCACAAGAACTTTCTTATAACGAGATTAGCGATATGTTGACTGAAGAAGCAATTAAAAAAGGGATTCCACCAGAGGTTGCTAAGGCCGTTGCTTTAAAGGAAAGCGGTTGGGATCAAAGTGCTATGAACGAAGATGGTGATGGTGGAATTGGCATCATGCAGGTTACAAATGCACCAGAATCAGAACAAGACAAATTAAAGAATGATATTCGATATAACATCCAACAAGGTCTGGAAATATTGAATGACAAGTTTGAAGGTGGAAGCGGTGAACTTCCAACTGTAAATGATAATGACCGTGATGTGATCGAGAGCTGGTATTTTGCCGTTCTTGCTTATAACGGTCAGAAGCAAGTGAATAGCCCGATCTACAGAAACGAAGATGATGAGAATTTTGGAGCTCGAAATCTCGAAGCTTATCAGGAAGAAGTATTCAAGTATATCTATAGCTACAGTCTTTTAGTTAGTGAGAAAGACTATGAACCTATTCCATTTGATTTTCAAGTCAGTGATTTTCAATACAATACTGATGATAAGAACGATACACATCTGTATTTTACCACTGACCATTATGAGTTACCTGAAGAAGCGCTCCATCACTCAACACAGACTTTTAAAGAAGGTAATATTGTGTTCACAGCGGAAGGAGCTAATTTCCGTGAAGGTCCTTCTACTGAGGCTACCAGACTTAAAACAGCAAATGGACGTCAGGTGGTTACGTTACTAAGTGGGCCATTGAGTGATAAATCGAATGACTACAACAAAGAAGCAACAAAAAACATCTCTGAAATGCCACTCCATCATCTTGCCTGGTATGAAGTTAAGCTTAATGATGGAACGAAAGCCTACCTCGCATCTGCTGATCTATTACCTCTGATCCATCGTTTATCAGGTGCAGATCGCTATGAGACATCAGTGGCAATATCTCAAGAAGGCTGGCCAAATGGTGCAGACACGGTAGTGATTGCGAGAGGGGATGAGTTCCCAGATGCACTTGCTGGATCACCACTTGCCTATCAGGAAGATGCACCCATGTTATTAACTGAGAGCAAAGACCTAAAAGAACCTATCAAAGAGGAACTCAAGCGACTAGATGCGAGCAAAGTGATCATTCTTGGAAGTGCAAATGCGATTTCTGAGGATGTAGTAAAAGAAATAAAGGGGATCAGCAAGAGTATAACGGTTGAACGTTTGGGCGGAGTCAACCGCTATGACACTGCAGCAATCATTTCAGACAAGCTTTCGAGTAATACAGCAATACTTTCGTATGGGCATAAGTTTCCAGATGCATTATCAATAGCTCCTTACGCTGCTAGAAATGGCTATCCAATTTTCCTAACAAACACTAAAGAACTCGCAGAAGAAACGATGGCCGAAATTGGATCTTACGAAAACGTTATCGTAGTTGGTGGTGATAGCGTTATAAGTGAAAATGCTGTAAAAGGTCTGAACTATAAGCGATATTCGGGTAAAACTCGGTATGAAACTAATCTTGAGATCAACAAAAATCTTAAGATGGGTAGTGAAAGAGCATACTTTGCAACTGGAATTAAATTCCCGGATGCACTTTCTGGAGCGGTTCTCGCTGCTAAGAACAATGCCCCACTTTTCTTGGCACCAAAGCCTGCCCCTGGACCTGATCTACCAAAAGAAACAGTAGATTTATTAGAAGCTCAATCTTTTGATCAGTTTGGTCTGTTTGGTGGTAAAACCGTTCTTGATGTTGAAGAAGAACTATTGGACATTATTTTAAATAGATAA